The following proteins come from a genomic window of Athalia rosae chromosome 1, iyAthRosa1.1, whole genome shotgun sequence:
- the LOC105693515 gene encoding ileal sodium/bile acid cotransporter-like — MESAVIGLLLLMGSASAWNVTFSSPNVTIHMHETLCVPFSAPVNAADIIDGILTASSSRDSVASVPNLPVLDPSDVEDSTWKSCLNITANFLGRADVVISIASSAGNKSSEALEVIVIREERVIDTLFTVCVAVLVSVLYINFGCAMDWDICQRTLKKPVGPTIGFFCQFLYMPLLSYVIGLILFPDDAEMRIGMFFSGVSPSGGASNIWTALLDGNLNLSVTMTTISTLAAFAMMPLWIFTLGRSIFHKGDLVVPYSKIAMFAVSLIVPLAIGYIIQKKLPRVCRLLVRILKPFSSLLILFIIVFAIVTNLYLFQLFSWRIIVAGIGLPWLGYLFGMIVAWVLKQPRPDITAISIETGVQNTGISIFLLRFSLPQPAADLTTIAPVAVAIMTPIPMTIWFIGKLINDRRKKSLAASSEKLRSSADPIPTIADADKSTRTDGSA, encoded by the exons ATGGAGTCAGCCGTGATAGGGTTGCTCTTGCTGATGGGGTCGGCTTCGGCGTGGAACGTGACCTTCTCTTCTCCGAATGTGACGATCCACATGCACGAGACATTGTGCGTACCCTTTTCCGCCCCAGTCAACGCAGCGGACATCATCGATGGAATTTTGACGGCGAGTTCGTCCCGGGACTCGGTTGCTAGCGTCCCTAACTTGCCGGTTTTGGATCCGAGTGACGTCGAAGACTCTACCTGGAAGAGCTGTCTCAACATTACCGCAAACTTCCTCGGTCGAGCGGATGTAGTTATTTCCATAGCTTCTTCTGCG GGCAACAAAAGTTCCGAAGCCCTCGAGGTCATCGTAATTCGCGAGGAGCGCGTTATAGATACGCTATTTACGGTCTGCGTAGCGGTGCTCGTCTCCGTCCTGTACATCAACTTCGGCTGTGCTATGGACTGGGACATCTGTCAGCGTACGTTAAAAAAACCCGTTGGTCCCACGATcggatttttttgtcaatttctctACATGCCTTTG CTGAGCTACGTTATCGGGCTTATACTCTTTCCTGACGATGCTGAGATGCGCATAGGGATGTTCTTCTCAGGAGTAAGTCCAAGTGGCGGAGCCTCCAACATCTGGACCGCACTATTGGATGGAAACCTCAACTTGTCCGTTACAATGACTACCATAAGTACCCTGGCTGCATTCG CCATGATGCCGTTGTGGATCTTCACCCTTGGCAGATCGATATTCCATAAGGGAGATCTCGTAGTTCCGTACTCTAAGATAGCAATGTTTGCGGTTTCACTGATCGTCCCACTGGCTATTGGATACATAATACAGAAAAAGTTGCCCAGGGTCTGCAGGCTTCTAGTCAGGATTCTAAAACCGTTCTCAAGCCTGCTTATCCTATTCATCATCGTCTTTGCAATCGTCACGAATCTCTATCTTTTCCAGCTGTTTTCGTGGCGG ATAATAGTTGCTGGTATTGGGCTTCCATGGCTTGGCTATTTATTCGGCATGATAGTCGCTTGGGTTCTGAAACAGCCGCGTCCGGACATCACGGCAATCTCGATCGAAACCGGAGTGCAGAATACCGGAATATCCATCTTCCTTCTCCGGTTCTCGCTTCCTCAACCAGCAGCGGACCTGACAACCA TTGCGCCGGTCGCGGTGGCGATAATGACCCCGATCCCGATGACAATATGGTTCATTGGTAAATTGATCAACGATCGGCGAAAAAAGTCCTTGGCTGCTTCCTCGGAGAAGCTGCGAAGCTCCGCGGATCCGATACCGACCATCGCCGACGCTGATAAGTCCACACGGACTGATGGGAGTGCTTGA
- the LOC105693527 gene encoding nuclear receptor-binding protein homolog isoform X1, which produces MPGSRSSTDPEHKSPRESGEDSEDESEILEESPCGRWLKRREEVYVPTKSALAEGSSFAGARSSGGEIEKIPQSTDMEAEKRDLPGVDCAYLAMDTEEGVEVVWNEVQFSERKNFKAQEEKIQLVFENLTQLEHPNIVKFHRYWTDTHNDKPRVIFITEYMSSGSLKQFLKRTKRNVKKLPLQAWKRWCTQILSALSYLHSCSPPIIHGNLTCDTIFIQHNGLVKIGSVAPDAIHHHVKTCRANMKNMHFVAPEYASLFSDSVTPAIDIYSFGMCALEMAALEIQGNGDTGTVVTDENINKTIESLDDAQQKDFIHKCLQVDPLSRPSARELLFHPLLFEVHSLKLLSAHALVNSTTNISETITDEVLQRLYGPDTVVAEIHYIGRPPQQIRSSDIPVAEKLEKFVEDVKYGIYPLTAFMPKLPPPVRPRAISPEVTESVKSVTPEPLDFESRRVVNMMCNVKPREESRELLVSLPLLLRRSPTSLRMTILLRMDDKMNRQLTCPVTQIDTSMLLAQELVHFGFINENDRDKIGNLIEEALRSCFNKQLMNPGMVSLTSLPTQTTLLLSGSEFPSLQHLDNSIVSTTTSSGDCLSGSSYESSGVTGVSNNDITESKEAESSIIADSGS; this is translated from the exons ATGCCTGGGAGTCGTTCGAGTACAGATCCAGAGCACAAGTCACCCCGCGAAAGTGGCGAGGATTCTGAGGATGAGAGTGAAATCCTGGAGGAGAGTCCTTGCGGACGCTGGCTCAAAAGGCGTGAAGAG GTTTACGTTCCTACCAAGTCAGCTTTAGCTGAAGGGTCTAGCTTTGCAGGAGCTCGAAGCAGCGggggtgaaattgaaaaaattccgcaGAGCACAGATATGGAA GCTGAAAAGAGGGATCTACCAGGCGTTGACTGTGCCTACCTTGCAATGGACACAGAGGAAGGTGTCGAGGTTGTTTGGAATGAAGTGCAGTTCTCTgagcgtaaaaatttcaaagcacaggaagagaaaattcagCTCGTCTTTGAGAATCTCACGCAGTTAGAACATCCCAATATAGttaaatttcatagatattGGACAGATACTCACAATGACAAACCACGG GTCATATTTATTACCGAATATATGTCGTCGGGTTCGTTGAAGCAGTTCCTCAAAAGAACAAAGCGTAATGTTAAAAAATTACCTTTGCAAGCCTGGAAACGATGGTGTACACAAATTCTTTCAGCTTTAAG TTACCTGCATTCTTGCTCACCCCCTATTATTCATGGAAATCTCACCTGTGATACTATATTTATTCAGCACAATGGCCTAGTAAAAATTGGTTCAG TGGCACCTGATGCAATTCATCACCATGTCAAAACTTGTAGAGCAAACATGAAGAATATGCATTTTGTTGCACCCGAGTATGCGA GTCTATTTTCAGATTCTGTGACTCCAGCCATTGATATTTATTCTTTTGGAATGTGCGCTCTGGAAATGGCTGCTCTAGAAATTCAAGGAAATGGTGATACCGGTACCGTGGTCACAGATGAAAATATCAACAAGACGATAGAATCGTTAGATGATGCTCAGCAAAAAGATTTTATTCACAAATGTCTCCAAGTAGATCCACTCTCCCGACCTAGTGCCAGAGAACTTCTCTTTCATCCCCTTCTCTTTGAGGTTCACTCCCTGAAGTTATTGTCTGCTCATGCTCTGGTTAATTCCACTA CGAATATTTCTGAAACAATAACAGACGAGGTTCTTCAAAGGTTGTATGGGCCAGACACGGTCGTTGCTGAAATACACTACATCGGACGTCCTCCACAGCAGATTCGCTCTAGCGATATTCCAGTTGccgaaaagttggaaaaattcgtcgaagaTGTGAA GTACGGAATATATCCCTTAACCGCATTTATGCCAAAATTACCACCTCCGGTTCGACCTCGAGCAATTTCGCCTGAGGTAACTGAGTCAGTAAAGTCTGTGACGCCTGAACCACTCGATTTCGAATCCCGTAGAGTTGTAAATATGATGTGTAACGTCAAACCAAGGGAAGAAAGTCGTGAATTGCTTGTAAGTCTTCCATTGTTACTCCGACGTTCGCCTACATCGCTAAGG ATGACAATACTCTTGCGAATGGATGATAAAATGAATCGACAATTGACATGTCCTGTTACGCAAATTGATACGTCGATGCTTCTTGCACAAGAACTTGTACATTTTGGCTTTATCAACGAG AACGATCGTGATAAAATAGGGAATCTGATCGAAGAGGCTTTGCGGAGTTGTTTCAATAAGCAATTGATGAATCCAGGAATGGTGTCCTTGACAAGTCTACCAACGCAAACAACCCTGCTACTGTCTGGCTCTGAATTTCCTAGCTTACAACATTTAGATAATTCTATTGTCAGTACCACAACATCCAGTGGGGATTGCTTGAGTGGCAGTTCTTATGAAAGTTCTGGAGTAACCGGAGTCAGTAACAATGACATAACGGAAAGTAAGGAAGCGGAATCGTCAATAATCGCCGACAGTGGCAGTTAA
- the LOC105693527 gene encoding nuclear receptor-binding protein homolog isoform X3 produces MPGSRSSTDPEHKSPRESGEDSEDESEILEESPCGRWLKRREEVYVPTKSALAEGSSFAGARSSGGEIEKIPQSTDMEAEKRDLPGVDCAYLAMDTEEGVEVVWNEVQFSERKNFKAQEEKIQLVFENLTQLEHPNIVKFHRYWTDTHNDKPRVIFITEYMSSGSLKQFLKRTKRNVKKLPLQAWKRWCTQILSALSYLHSCSPPIIHGNLTCDTIFIQHNGLVKIGSVAPDAIHHHVKTCRANMKNMHFVAPEYASLFSDSVTPAIDIYSFGMCALEMAALEIQGNGDTGTVVTDENINKTIESLDDAQQKDFIHKCLQVDPLSRPSARELLFHPLLFEVHSLKLLSAHALVNSTTNISETITDEVLQRLYGPDTVVAEIHYIGRPPQQIRSSDIPVAEKLEKFVEDVKYGIYPLTAFMPKLPPPVRPRAISPEVTESVKSVTPEPLDFESRRVVNMMCNVKPREESRELLMTILLRMDDKMNRQLTCPVTQIDTSMLLAQELVHFGFINENDRDKIGNLIEEALRSCFNKQLMNPGMVSLTSLPTQTTLLLSGSEFPSLQHLDNSIVSTTTSSGDCLSGSSYESSGVTGVSNNDITESKEAESSIIADSGS; encoded by the exons ATGCCTGGGAGTCGTTCGAGTACAGATCCAGAGCACAAGTCACCCCGCGAAAGTGGCGAGGATTCTGAGGATGAGAGTGAAATCCTGGAGGAGAGTCCTTGCGGACGCTGGCTCAAAAGGCGTGAAGAG GTTTACGTTCCTACCAAGTCAGCTTTAGCTGAAGGGTCTAGCTTTGCAGGAGCTCGAAGCAGCGggggtgaaattgaaaaaattccgcaGAGCACAGATATGGAA GCTGAAAAGAGGGATCTACCAGGCGTTGACTGTGCCTACCTTGCAATGGACACAGAGGAAGGTGTCGAGGTTGTTTGGAATGAAGTGCAGTTCTCTgagcgtaaaaatttcaaagcacaggaagagaaaattcagCTCGTCTTTGAGAATCTCACGCAGTTAGAACATCCCAATATAGttaaatttcatagatattGGACAGATACTCACAATGACAAACCACGG GTCATATTTATTACCGAATATATGTCGTCGGGTTCGTTGAAGCAGTTCCTCAAAAGAACAAAGCGTAATGTTAAAAAATTACCTTTGCAAGCCTGGAAACGATGGTGTACACAAATTCTTTCAGCTTTAAG TTACCTGCATTCTTGCTCACCCCCTATTATTCATGGAAATCTCACCTGTGATACTATATTTATTCAGCACAATGGCCTAGTAAAAATTGGTTCAG TGGCACCTGATGCAATTCATCACCATGTCAAAACTTGTAGAGCAAACATGAAGAATATGCATTTTGTTGCACCCGAGTATGCGA GTCTATTTTCAGATTCTGTGACTCCAGCCATTGATATTTATTCTTTTGGAATGTGCGCTCTGGAAATGGCTGCTCTAGAAATTCAAGGAAATGGTGATACCGGTACCGTGGTCACAGATGAAAATATCAACAAGACGATAGAATCGTTAGATGATGCTCAGCAAAAAGATTTTATTCACAAATGTCTCCAAGTAGATCCACTCTCCCGACCTAGTGCCAGAGAACTTCTCTTTCATCCCCTTCTCTTTGAGGTTCACTCCCTGAAGTTATTGTCTGCTCATGCTCTGGTTAATTCCACTA CGAATATTTCTGAAACAATAACAGACGAGGTTCTTCAAAGGTTGTATGGGCCAGACACGGTCGTTGCTGAAATACACTACATCGGACGTCCTCCACAGCAGATTCGCTCTAGCGATATTCCAGTTGccgaaaagttggaaaaattcgtcgaagaTGTGAA GTACGGAATATATCCCTTAACCGCATTTATGCCAAAATTACCACCTCCGGTTCGACCTCGAGCAATTTCGCCTGAGGTAACTGAGTCAGTAAAGTCTGTGACGCCTGAACCACTCGATTTCGAATCCCGTAGAGTTGTAAATATGATGTGTAACGTCAAACCAAGGGAAGAAAGTCGTGAATTGCTT ATGACAATACTCTTGCGAATGGATGATAAAATGAATCGACAATTGACATGTCCTGTTACGCAAATTGATACGTCGATGCTTCTTGCACAAGAACTTGTACATTTTGGCTTTATCAACGAG AACGATCGTGATAAAATAGGGAATCTGATCGAAGAGGCTTTGCGGAGTTGTTTCAATAAGCAATTGATGAATCCAGGAATGGTGTCCTTGACAAGTCTACCAACGCAAACAACCCTGCTACTGTCTGGCTCTGAATTTCCTAGCTTACAACATTTAGATAATTCTATTGTCAGTACCACAACATCCAGTGGGGATTGCTTGAGTGGCAGTTCTTATGAAAGTTCTGGAGTAACCGGAGTCAGTAACAATGACATAACGGAAAGTAAGGAAGCGGAATCGTCAATAATCGCCGACAGTGGCAGTTAA
- the LOC105693527 gene encoding nuclear receptor-binding protein homolog isoform X4: MPGSRSSTDPEHKSPRESGEDSEDESEILEESPCGRWLKRREEVYVPTKSALAEGSSFAGARSSGGEIEKIPQSTDMEAEKRDLPGVDCAYLAMDTEEGVEVVWNEVQFSERKNFKAQEEKIQLVFENLTQLEHPNIVKFHRYWTDTHNDKPRVIFITEYMSSGSLKQFLKRTKRNVKKLPLQAWKRWCTQILSALSYLHSCSPPIIHGNLTCDTIFIQHNGLVKIGSVAPDAIHHHVKTCRANMKNMHFVAPEYANSVTPAIDIYSFGMCALEMAALEIQGNGDTGTVVTDENINKTIESLDDAQQKDFIHKCLQVDPLSRPSARELLFHPLLFEVHSLKLLSAHALVNSTTNISETITDEVLQRLYGPDTVVAEIHYIGRPPQQIRSSDIPVAEKLEKFVEDVKYGIYPLTAFMPKLPPPVRPRAISPEVTESVKSVTPEPLDFESRRVVNMMCNVKPREESRELLMTILLRMDDKMNRQLTCPVTQIDTSMLLAQELVHFGFINENDRDKIGNLIEEALRSCFNKQLMNPGMVSLTSLPTQTTLLLSGSEFPSLQHLDNSIVSTTTSSGDCLSGSSYESSGVTGVSNNDITESKEAESSIIADSGS; this comes from the exons ATGCCTGGGAGTCGTTCGAGTACAGATCCAGAGCACAAGTCACCCCGCGAAAGTGGCGAGGATTCTGAGGATGAGAGTGAAATCCTGGAGGAGAGTCCTTGCGGACGCTGGCTCAAAAGGCGTGAAGAG GTTTACGTTCCTACCAAGTCAGCTTTAGCTGAAGGGTCTAGCTTTGCAGGAGCTCGAAGCAGCGggggtgaaattgaaaaaattccgcaGAGCACAGATATGGAA GCTGAAAAGAGGGATCTACCAGGCGTTGACTGTGCCTACCTTGCAATGGACACAGAGGAAGGTGTCGAGGTTGTTTGGAATGAAGTGCAGTTCTCTgagcgtaaaaatttcaaagcacaggaagagaaaattcagCTCGTCTTTGAGAATCTCACGCAGTTAGAACATCCCAATATAGttaaatttcatagatattGGACAGATACTCACAATGACAAACCACGG GTCATATTTATTACCGAATATATGTCGTCGGGTTCGTTGAAGCAGTTCCTCAAAAGAACAAAGCGTAATGTTAAAAAATTACCTTTGCAAGCCTGGAAACGATGGTGTACACAAATTCTTTCAGCTTTAAG TTACCTGCATTCTTGCTCACCCCCTATTATTCATGGAAATCTCACCTGTGATACTATATTTATTCAGCACAATGGCCTAGTAAAAATTGGTTCAG TGGCACCTGATGCAATTCATCACCATGTCAAAACTTGTAGAGCAAACATGAAGAATATGCATTTTGTTGCACCCGAGTATGCGA ATTCTGTGACTCCAGCCATTGATATTTATTCTTTTGGAATGTGCGCTCTGGAAATGGCTGCTCTAGAAATTCAAGGAAATGGTGATACCGGTACCGTGGTCACAGATGAAAATATCAACAAGACGATAGAATCGTTAGATGATGCTCAGCAAAAAGATTTTATTCACAAATGTCTCCAAGTAGATCCACTCTCCCGACCTAGTGCCAGAGAACTTCTCTTTCATCCCCTTCTCTTTGAGGTTCACTCCCTGAAGTTATTGTCTGCTCATGCTCTGGTTAATTCCACTA CGAATATTTCTGAAACAATAACAGACGAGGTTCTTCAAAGGTTGTATGGGCCAGACACGGTCGTTGCTGAAATACACTACATCGGACGTCCTCCACAGCAGATTCGCTCTAGCGATATTCCAGTTGccgaaaagttggaaaaattcgtcgaagaTGTGAA GTACGGAATATATCCCTTAACCGCATTTATGCCAAAATTACCACCTCCGGTTCGACCTCGAGCAATTTCGCCTGAGGTAACTGAGTCAGTAAAGTCTGTGACGCCTGAACCACTCGATTTCGAATCCCGTAGAGTTGTAAATATGATGTGTAACGTCAAACCAAGGGAAGAAAGTCGTGAATTGCTT ATGACAATACTCTTGCGAATGGATGATAAAATGAATCGACAATTGACATGTCCTGTTACGCAAATTGATACGTCGATGCTTCTTGCACAAGAACTTGTACATTTTGGCTTTATCAACGAG AACGATCGTGATAAAATAGGGAATCTGATCGAAGAGGCTTTGCGGAGTTGTTTCAATAAGCAATTGATGAATCCAGGAATGGTGTCCTTGACAAGTCTACCAACGCAAACAACCCTGCTACTGTCTGGCTCTGAATTTCCTAGCTTACAACATTTAGATAATTCTATTGTCAGTACCACAACATCCAGTGGGGATTGCTTGAGTGGCAGTTCTTATGAAAGTTCTGGAGTAACCGGAGTCAGTAACAATGACATAACGGAAAGTAAGGAAGCGGAATCGTCAATAATCGCCGACAGTGGCAGTTAA
- the LOC105693527 gene encoding nuclear receptor-binding protein homolog isoform X2: MPGSRSSTDPEHKSPRESGEDSEDESEILEESPCGRWLKRREEVYVPTKSALAEGSSFAGARSSGGEIEKIPQSTDMEAEKRDLPGVDCAYLAMDTEEGVEVVWNEVQFSERKNFKAQEEKIQLVFENLTQLEHPNIVKFHRYWTDTHNDKPRVIFITEYMSSGSLKQFLKRTKRNVKKLPLQAWKRWCTQILSALSYLHSCSPPIIHGNLTCDTIFIQHNGLVKIGSVAPDAIHHHVKTCRANMKNMHFVAPEYANSVTPAIDIYSFGMCALEMAALEIQGNGDTGTVVTDENINKTIESLDDAQQKDFIHKCLQVDPLSRPSARELLFHPLLFEVHSLKLLSAHALVNSTTNISETITDEVLQRLYGPDTVVAEIHYIGRPPQQIRSSDIPVAEKLEKFVEDVKYGIYPLTAFMPKLPPPVRPRAISPEVTESVKSVTPEPLDFESRRVVNMMCNVKPREESRELLVSLPLLLRRSPTSLRMTILLRMDDKMNRQLTCPVTQIDTSMLLAQELVHFGFINENDRDKIGNLIEEALRSCFNKQLMNPGMVSLTSLPTQTTLLLSGSEFPSLQHLDNSIVSTTTSSGDCLSGSSYESSGVTGVSNNDITESKEAESSIIADSGS; encoded by the exons ATGCCTGGGAGTCGTTCGAGTACAGATCCAGAGCACAAGTCACCCCGCGAAAGTGGCGAGGATTCTGAGGATGAGAGTGAAATCCTGGAGGAGAGTCCTTGCGGACGCTGGCTCAAAAGGCGTGAAGAG GTTTACGTTCCTACCAAGTCAGCTTTAGCTGAAGGGTCTAGCTTTGCAGGAGCTCGAAGCAGCGggggtgaaattgaaaaaattccgcaGAGCACAGATATGGAA GCTGAAAAGAGGGATCTACCAGGCGTTGACTGTGCCTACCTTGCAATGGACACAGAGGAAGGTGTCGAGGTTGTTTGGAATGAAGTGCAGTTCTCTgagcgtaaaaatttcaaagcacaggaagagaaaattcagCTCGTCTTTGAGAATCTCACGCAGTTAGAACATCCCAATATAGttaaatttcatagatattGGACAGATACTCACAATGACAAACCACGG GTCATATTTATTACCGAATATATGTCGTCGGGTTCGTTGAAGCAGTTCCTCAAAAGAACAAAGCGTAATGTTAAAAAATTACCTTTGCAAGCCTGGAAACGATGGTGTACACAAATTCTTTCAGCTTTAAG TTACCTGCATTCTTGCTCACCCCCTATTATTCATGGAAATCTCACCTGTGATACTATATTTATTCAGCACAATGGCCTAGTAAAAATTGGTTCAG TGGCACCTGATGCAATTCATCACCATGTCAAAACTTGTAGAGCAAACATGAAGAATATGCATTTTGTTGCACCCGAGTATGCGA ATTCTGTGACTCCAGCCATTGATATTTATTCTTTTGGAATGTGCGCTCTGGAAATGGCTGCTCTAGAAATTCAAGGAAATGGTGATACCGGTACCGTGGTCACAGATGAAAATATCAACAAGACGATAGAATCGTTAGATGATGCTCAGCAAAAAGATTTTATTCACAAATGTCTCCAAGTAGATCCACTCTCCCGACCTAGTGCCAGAGAACTTCTCTTTCATCCCCTTCTCTTTGAGGTTCACTCCCTGAAGTTATTGTCTGCTCATGCTCTGGTTAATTCCACTA CGAATATTTCTGAAACAATAACAGACGAGGTTCTTCAAAGGTTGTATGGGCCAGACACGGTCGTTGCTGAAATACACTACATCGGACGTCCTCCACAGCAGATTCGCTCTAGCGATATTCCAGTTGccgaaaagttggaaaaattcgtcgaagaTGTGAA GTACGGAATATATCCCTTAACCGCATTTATGCCAAAATTACCACCTCCGGTTCGACCTCGAGCAATTTCGCCTGAGGTAACTGAGTCAGTAAAGTCTGTGACGCCTGAACCACTCGATTTCGAATCCCGTAGAGTTGTAAATATGATGTGTAACGTCAAACCAAGGGAAGAAAGTCGTGAATTGCTTGTAAGTCTTCCATTGTTACTCCGACGTTCGCCTACATCGCTAAGG ATGACAATACTCTTGCGAATGGATGATAAAATGAATCGACAATTGACATGTCCTGTTACGCAAATTGATACGTCGATGCTTCTTGCACAAGAACTTGTACATTTTGGCTTTATCAACGAG AACGATCGTGATAAAATAGGGAATCTGATCGAAGAGGCTTTGCGGAGTTGTTTCAATAAGCAATTGATGAATCCAGGAATGGTGTCCTTGACAAGTCTACCAACGCAAACAACCCTGCTACTGTCTGGCTCTGAATTTCCTAGCTTACAACATTTAGATAATTCTATTGTCAGTACCACAACATCCAGTGGGGATTGCTTGAGTGGCAGTTCTTATGAAAGTTCTGGAGTAACCGGAGTCAGTAACAATGACATAACGGAAAGTAAGGAAGCGGAATCGTCAATAATCGCCGACAGTGGCAGTTAA